Part of the Candidatus Tumulicola sp. genome is shown below.
ACGCCGCGCGGGTCACGGCCGTACAGCGCCTGCTCGCGCGGGTCGTAGACGTCACATACGAACGAGACAGTTGGGATCGAGCAAAATGAATCGACCCTGGCTGAGCCTGGGTCGGGCAGCAGCACCATGTCGCTTTCTTGGATCTCCTGGAAGCCCCGAATGCTGGAGCCGTCAAATCCGATGCCGTGGACGAACGTGTCGTCGTCGACCACGTCGGCCGGAACCGACGTGTGCTGCCACATGCCGGGTATGTCGATGAATTTGAAATCCACGATTTTCGCGCCATGCAGTTTGATGAAATCGACGGCGCTCGAGCTTGCCCGCCGGCCTTTTGCCACGATCACCCTCCTTTGTGAATGCGCACTGAACGCAACGTATTGTAGGCCTGAGGCTTTTAGCCCCGGGAGCCTGTACAACATTCTTGATGGGCGCGCTTTTCGACGTTGGTCTAGACGCGCGCGCGCGGCGTTGGCCACAGGTAGGGCTGTGGATAGTGCGGATAACGCGGATAACGCGGATAACGCGTCAGCGCGCTAAGACTGCTGCCGGATGCCCGCTGTTCGTCCCGATGCTGTACGAAGGCGCCGGCGCTCCGTTGAGCGTGCCGTCAGGTCTGACGGCGAACAGCGTCGCCCCGAACGAAAGCTCGTCGAGCGCCACCAACAGCTTGCCGGATCCGTCGAGCGAGACCATCGCCGTCTTGGTGGACTGCGTCGCGTAGGGTCCGGCCAAATGTGACATCGACGAACCGCTCACCGTGAAGACATCCACCGCGTTCGAGGCCGCGGCCGCAACGTAGAGGATCGTTCCGGCGGCGTTGAGCGCGATGCCGATCGGAGCGGTAGCGGTTGAAACCGTACCTTGTGAACTGAGCGAGCCATCGCCGGCGATGGCCAGCGCTGCGATCTTGCTGGTGTCTTGATCGGCCGCGTAGACGGTCGAGCCGTTCGGCGAAACGACGATGCCCTGCGTGACCGCTCCGCCCGAGGCAAAGGGTGAACCGCTGATCGCCGTGAGCGCGCCGAGGATGGACACGTTGAATCCGGAGACGCCCCCGGATCCGCCGTTGTTGCTCACGTACAAGTGGGCGCCGTCTTGACTAAACGCGACCGCGGCCGGGGCGTTGAGGCCGCCCGTTCCGACGGGGCTGCCGACCGCCGCCAGCGTGCCGTTGACGGCGACGGAGAACATCTGCACCGTGTTGTTCACCGAATTCGCTGCCGCCGCAAATGTGCCGGCAGGATTGAGCGCGATCCCCGATGCGCCTGTTCCACCGGTGCTCACCGCCGAACCAAGCGTCGCCAGCGTGCCGTCGGCGTTGACCGTAAACGCGCTCACCGTGCCGGTGTCGTTCACCGCGTAGAGAAAGCCGCGGCCCGGCTTGAAGGCGATGCCGAACGGCGAACCCACGCTGCTCGAGCCCGTGGTGTTGTACGGCGAACCGGTGAGTGCGCTCGGCGTGCCGCCTCCAGCGACCGGAGCGGTCGAAAAGGCGGCGACCGAGTTGTTCGCTGTCGTCGTCCCCAAGTTGACGTAGAAAATTGCGCTCGGGATGGGAAGCGGGTTGCCACCGCCGCCACCAGAACCGGGGGCGGCAGCGCTGCTGCAGCCTGTGAGGATAAGGACAGCGAGCAAACGATAGGCTTTGTGCATGCGCTCGCGGTTCAAGACAAAAGTAATAGCGACCTCCGGTTTTCCGGTGCTAAAGCCCCGGCACTACATCTGACAGCCCCTACACCAGTACGTCGCTTCTCCGCCGGGGTGCACGACCGAGATCCGGTGCCCGCATCGCGGGCAAACCTTTTTGCCCTTGCCGTGCACGTTCAGGAAACCGCGTTCTTGTTTGTGCAGCGGATGATCGCCGCGCTCGTACTGTCGCGCGGTGACGTCGACGGCGTGCTTGAGCACGCTTCGCATCGCATCGTACAAAGCTTTGCGCTCTCCAGGCTTCAGCGTCGAGGCGCGCCGCAGCGGCCGCAGCTTAGCTGCCCAAAGGATCTCGTCCGAATACGCATTGCCGATGCCGGCGACGAAGACTTGATTGCGCAGGACGTTCTTCAACTCGCCGCGATGCCTGCGTAAGCGTCCTTCGAACACCTCAAACGTCAGCGCCGGATCGAGCGCATCGGGGCCGAGCTCCGCAAACGCCGGCACATCGATTTGCGGCCGATCGGTCAGGTAGATGCGCGCCATCAGGGTCGAGTCGAGAAAGCGGATGTCCAGCGCTTTGGACAGCTGCAGGACGAAGCACGTCGAAGG
Proteins encoded:
- a CDS encoding beta-propeller fold lactonase family protein; its protein translation is MHKAYRLLAVLILTGCSSAAAPGSGGGGGNPLPIPSAIFYVNLGTTTANNSVAAFSTAPVAGGGTPSALTGSPYNTTGSSSVGSPFGIAFKPGRGFLYAVNDTGTVSAFTVNADGTLATLGSAVSTGGTGASGIALNPAGTFAAAANSVNNTVQMFSVAVNGTLAAVGSPVGTGGLNAPAAVAFSQDGAHLYVSNNGGSGGVSGFNVSILGALTAISGSPFASGGAVTQGIVVSPNGSTVYAADQDTSKIAALAIAGDGSLSSQGTVSTATAPIGIALNAAGTILYVAAAASNAVDVFTVSGSSMSHLAGPYATQSTKTAMVSLDGSGKLLVALDELSFGATLFAVRPDGTLNGAPAPSYSIGTNSGHPAAVLAR
- a CDS encoding DNA-formamidopyrimidine glycosylase family protein, encoding MPELPELELLRATLSKHAVGSTILSVVLDPKRAFIIRYPPSDFARDLAGRKIRAIERRGKSLVFSFEGREDQLIINPMLGGRFAVCSRAAPALPSTCFVLQLSKALDIRFLDSTLMARIYLTDRPQIDVPAFAELGPDALDPALTFEVFEGRLRRHRGELKNVLRNQVFVAGIGNAYSDEILWAAKLRPLRRASTLKPGERKALYDAMRSVLKHAVDVTARQYERGDHPLHKQERGFLNVHGKGKKVCPRCGHRISVVHPGGEATYWCRGCQM